One genomic window of Monodelphis domestica isolate mMonDom1 chromosome 1, mMonDom1.pri, whole genome shotgun sequence includes the following:
- the LOC100019732 gene encoding transmembrane protein 143, translating into MLGLSMFQAARLVRGFHNWTWIWRIGNTSPSATVSPFISSIATKIKKYKKMKNLTEPPNWTQLYQERYIPLSKDQLLGYLSQEFHSSPSEESAIREFAFQAEFHTMFKYKHILTQMQALYYPIPQNPDILHQPLLTDHQCQDKEQELLRALEPLLDQANYSLLSEEVVAFSLSLRHKTEVVKVKANLKEYTLMRFWALGQRKGIISSSTWRYLGFLTKLPEERRYFQRVVMAANIKQAPLVLKSFKDVPLDSLQYLLPGVKARTSRLKLAQLNAIVMVSGLVSFINLGMVAASSLHLATSLLLLFFVSLMGHRTFKVFTRLQKLNNLELINLLYFRTTSSDYELINNIVLRALEEHIKEVLLAHSFLSRKGDVPPEESAQWLQKTVESWVRTRLGCKVSFDGARALDHHKALVENMSIGPLTSYFKNLNPLLISQSNKSLDPPSQIQSVKE; encoded by the coding sequence ATGTTGGGATTGAGCATGTTCCAAGCAGCCCGATTGGTCCGTGGGTTTCATAACTGGACCTGGATCTGGCGAATAGGAAATACCTCACCTTCTGCTACTGtttctcctttcatttcctcCATCGCTACAAAGAtcaaaaagtataagaaaatgaaaaatctgaCAGAGCCTCCTAACTGGACCCAGTTGTACCAAGAGCGTTATATTCCTTTGAGCAAGGACCAGTTACTGGGGTATCTCTCCCAGGAGTTTCACTCAAGTCCTTCGGAAGAATCTGCTATCCGTGAGTTTGCATTTCAAGCTGAATTCCACACTATGTTCAAGTACAAGCACATCCTAACCCAGATGCAAGCATTGTACTACCCCATCCCCCAGAATCCTGAtattctccaccagcctctgcTGACTGATCACCAGTGTCAGGACAAAGAACAGGAACTGCTCAGGGCTCTGGAGCCCCTGTTAGACCAAGCCAACTACTCCCTTCTGTCAGAGGAAGTGGTGGCTTTTTCTCTGTCCCTGCGGCACAAGACTGAGGTGGTCAAGGTGAAGGCCAACCTGAAAGAGTACACTTTGATGCGGTTCTGGGCCCTGGGACAGCGCAAGGGGATTATCTCCTCCAGTACATGGAGGTACCTGGGCTTCCTCACGAAACTGCCAGAAGAAAGGCGCTATTTTCAGCGGGTAGTGATGGCAGCGAATATCAAACAGGCCCCCCTGGTGCTGAAGAGTTTCAAGGATGTGCCTCTGGACAGCCTGCAGTACTTATTGCCAGGGGTGAAGGCACGGACTTCCAGACTTAAGTTAGCTCAGCTCAATGCCATAGTCATGGTGTCTGGGTTGGTGTCTTTCATCAACTTGGGCATGGTAGCCGCTTCTTCTCTCCATCTAGCTACCTCCCTGCTCCTGCTGTTTTTTGTTTCTCTCATGGGGCACCGAACCTTCAAGGTTTTCACCCGGCTGCAGAAGCTGAATAACCTAGAGCTAATCAATCTGCTCTATTTCCGAACCACATCCAGTGATTATGAACTGATCAATAACATAGTGCTGAGGGCTCTGGAAGAACACATCAAGGAGGTCCTGCTGGCCCACAGTTTCCTGAGCAGGAAAGGGGATGTGCCTCCAGAGGAGAGTGCCCAGTGGCTGCAGAAAACTGTGGAAAGCTGGGTCAGGACCCGCTTGGGCTGCAAAGTGAGTTTTGATGGAGCCCGAGCACTGGATCACCACAAAGCTCTTGTTGAAAATATGTCCATTGGACCCCTGACCAGTTATTTTAAGAATCTTAACCCCCTTCTGATTAGCCAGTCGAACAAATCCCTGGACCCTCCTTCTCAGATCCAGTCTGTCAAGGAATAA
- the LOC100019795 gene encoding insulin-induced gene 2 protein-like, whose amino-acid sequence MNLMIRGVVLFLIGVFLALVLNLHQIQRNVTLLPPDVIASIFSSAWWLPPCCGTASAVIRLLYPCIDRHLGESHEFKRECSSVMRCVAVFVGINHASAKVDFDNNIQLSLTLAALSIGLWWTFDRSRSGFGLGVGIAFLATLVTQLLVYNGVYQYTSPDFLYVCSWLPCIFFAGGKTMGNIDRQLAMYECKVTAEKSHQE is encoded by the coding sequence ATGAACTTGATGATTCGTGGAGTAGTTCTGTTTTTGATTGGAGTGTTTCTTGCTCTAGTATTAAATCTACATCAGATTCAGAGAAATGTCACACTCCTTCCACCAGATGTGATTGCAAGCATCTTTTCTTCAGCATGGTGGTTGCCACCATGCTGTGGCACAGCTTCAGCTGTGATTAGGTTGTTATACCCTTGCATTGACAGGCATCTGGGAGAGTCACATGAATTTAAAAGAGAGTGTTCTAGTGTAATGCGATGTGTAGCAGTCTTTGTTGGTATTAATCATGCCAGTGCTAAAGTAGATTTTGACAACAATATACAGTTGTCTCTCACTCTAGCTGCACTATCCATTGGCTTGTGGTGGACTTTTGATAGATCACGAAGTGGTTTTGGTCTTGGAGTAGGAATTGCTTTCTTGGCAACCTTGGTCACTCAACTACTAGTCTACAATGGGGTTTATCAGTATACATCTCCAGATTTTCTTTATGTCTGTTCTTGGTTACCATGTATATTTTTTGCTGGTGGCAAAACAATGGGAAATATTGATCGACAACTGGCCATGTATGAATGTAAAGTCACTGCAGAAAAATCTCATCaagaatga